One genomic region from Amycolatopsis sp. FBCC-B4732 encodes:
- a CDS encoding GtrA family protein has protein sequence MVATDPQADIAAAMSGAEPQAPAGGRAPLDPPTAGGQPSSIGLLGQLIRFALIGGFCALVDLGTYTLLTQVAGMATSPWVDVARAISFIVGTTTAFFLNRKFTFSGGRRDGKAQVGSFVLLYTVTFFVAVGVNQLMLQVLPESAWQHTLCWAVSQATATVINFVMLKWVVFREPSTEEN, from the coding sequence GTGGTGGCGACCGATCCGCAAGCCGACATCGCAGCTGCGATGTCTGGGGCCGAGCCCCAGGCCCCAGCCGGGGGGCGAGCCCCCCTGGACCCCCCAACGGCGGGTGGGCAGCCGTCCTCCATCGGACTGCTCGGGCAGCTCATTCGCTTCGCCCTGATCGGTGGCTTCTGCGCCCTGGTCGACCTGGGCACGTACACGCTGCTGACCCAGGTGGCAGGCATGGCCACTTCACCGTGGGTCGACGTCGCCCGCGCTATCTCTTTCATCGTGGGCACGACCACTGCGTTCTTCCTGAACCGGAAGTTCACCTTCTCCGGCGGGCGCCGTGACGGGAAGGCGCAGGTCGGCTCGTTCGTCCTGCTCTACACCGTGACGTTCTTCGTCGCGGTCGGGGTGAACCAGCTGATGCTGCAGGTTCTGCCGGAGTCCGCGTGGCAGCACACACTGTGCTGGGCCGTGTCGCAGGCAACCGCCACGGTGATCAATTTCGTGATGCTCAAGTGGGTCGTCTTCCGCGAGCCGTCGACCGAGGAGAACTGA
- a CDS encoding FAD-binding oxidoreductase, which produces MTQVPETQRRTLTGWARTAPTTADVLSTADVDAIARAVTRAGERGVIARGLGRSYGDPAQNAGGLVVDMTALNRIHSIDPDSALVDLDAGVSLDQLMREALPHGLWVPVLPGTRQVTIGGAIANDIHGKNHHSAGSFGNHVVSMDLITADGRIRTLTPEGPEAELFWATVAGIGLTGIIVRAKIRMTKTETAYFLADNERTDNLDETLELVSNGSDDKYTYSSAWFDTISTGSKLGRAAFGRGSLAKLDELPPKLRANPLKFDAPQLATLPDIFPNGLANKLTFGGIGELYYRKTPKEARGVIQNLTAFYHPLDMFGEWNRAYGSKGFLQYQFSTPLNAHEPLRKIVRKIAESGHVSFLNVFKRMGEGNAAPLSFPHPGWMVCVDFPIKQGLGRFCQELDDDVLELGGRLYTAKDSRTTPETFAKMYPRLEEWRKIRASVDPEGVFASDMSRRLEL; this is translated from the coding sequence GTGACCCAAGTACCCGAGACACAGCGACGCACGCTCACGGGCTGGGCGCGGACGGCCCCGACCACCGCCGACGTCCTGAGCACCGCGGACGTCGATGCCATCGCCCGCGCCGTGACGCGGGCCGGCGAGCGCGGTGTCATCGCGCGCGGCCTCGGCCGCTCCTACGGCGACCCGGCGCAGAACGCGGGCGGCCTGGTCGTCGACATGACCGCGCTGAACCGCATCCACTCGATCGACCCGGACAGCGCGCTGGTCGACCTGGACGCCGGCGTCAGCCTCGACCAGCTGATGCGCGAGGCGCTGCCGCACGGTCTGTGGGTCCCGGTGCTCCCGGGCACCCGCCAGGTGACGATCGGCGGCGCGATCGCCAACGACATCCACGGCAAGAACCACCACAGCGCGGGCAGCTTCGGCAACCACGTCGTGTCGATGGACCTGATCACCGCCGACGGCCGGATCCGCACGCTGACGCCGGAGGGCCCGGAAGCCGAGCTGTTCTGGGCGACCGTCGCCGGCATCGGCCTGACCGGGATCATCGTCCGGGCGAAGATCCGGATGACCAAGACGGAGACCGCGTACTTCCTCGCGGACAACGAGCGCACGGACAACCTCGACGAGACGCTCGAGCTGGTCAGCAACGGCTCCGACGACAAGTACACGTATTCGTCGGCGTGGTTCGACACGATCTCGACCGGCTCGAAGCTGGGCCGCGCCGCCTTCGGCCGCGGCTCGCTGGCCAAGCTGGACGAGCTGCCGCCCAAGCTGCGCGCGAACCCGCTCAAGTTCGACGCCCCGCAGCTGGCGACGCTGCCGGACATCTTCCCGAACGGTCTGGCCAACAAGCTGACCTTCGGCGGGATCGGCGAGCTGTACTACCGGAAGACGCCGAAGGAAGCCCGCGGCGTCATCCAGAACCTCACGGCCTTCTACCACCCGCTGGACATGTTCGGCGAGTGGAACCGCGCCTACGGCTCCAAGGGTTTCCTGCAGTACCAGTTCTCGACGCCGCTGAACGCGCACGAGCCGCTGCGCAAGATCGTCCGGAAGATCGCCGAGTCGGGGCACGTGTCCTTCCTCAACGTCTTCAAGCGGATGGGCGAGGGCAACGCGGCGCCGCTGTCGTTCCCGCACCCGGGCTGGATGGTCTGCGTCGACTTCCCGATCAAGCAGGGCCTCGGCCGCTTCTGCCAGGAGCTCGACGACGACGTCCTGGAGCTGGGCGGGCGGCTGTACACCGCGAAGGACTCGCGCACCACGCCCGAGACGTTCGCGAAGATGTACCCGCGGCTCGAAGAATGGCGCAAGATCCGCGCTTCCGTTGACCCCGAAGGCGTTTTCGCCTCTGACATGAGCCGGAGGCTCGAACTGTGA
- a CDS encoding decaprenylphospho-beta-D-erythro-pentofuranosid-2-ulose 2-reductase: MIDAVGNPQSLLLLGGTSDIALAIAEKYLAEKPLRVVLAARPSPRLDAAAQRLKDRGAEVSTVDFDAKDTASHPGVLAKAFEGGDIDVAVVAFGLLGDPEEVWQDHAKAVELATVNYTAAVSVGVALSEKLKAQGHGTVIALSSVAGERVRRSNFVYGSTKAGFDGFYLGLGEALAPSGVQVTVVRPGHVKTKMTEGLKDAPLAQTAEQVAETAVSAARAGKDLVWAPAQFRLVMSALRHVPRPIFRKLPI, encoded by the coding sequence GTGATCGACGCGGTGGGCAACCCCCAATCCCTGCTCCTGCTCGGCGGCACCTCCGACATCGCGCTGGCGATCGCCGAGAAGTACCTGGCCGAGAAGCCCCTGCGGGTCGTGCTGGCCGCGCGCCCGTCGCCCCGGCTGGACGCGGCCGCGCAGCGCCTGAAGGACCGCGGCGCCGAGGTGTCCACTGTGGACTTCGACGCCAAGGACACGGCGTCGCACCCGGGCGTGCTGGCCAAGGCGTTCGAGGGCGGCGACATCGACGTGGCCGTCGTGGCGTTCGGCCTGCTCGGCGACCCGGAAGAGGTCTGGCAGGACCACGCGAAGGCCGTCGAGCTGGCGACCGTGAACTACACGGCCGCGGTGTCGGTCGGCGTCGCGCTGTCGGAGAAGCTCAAGGCGCAGGGCCACGGCACGGTGATCGCGCTGTCGTCGGTGGCCGGCGAGCGCGTCCGGCGGTCCAACTTCGTCTACGGCTCCACGAAGGCCGGTTTCGACGGCTTCTACCTGGGTCTGGGCGAGGCGCTCGCGCCGTCCGGCGTGCAGGTGACGGTCGTCCGGCCGGGCCACGTCAAGACGAAGATGACCGAGGGCCTGAAGGACGCTCCCCTGGCGCAGACCGCCGAGCAGGTGGCGGAGACCGCCGTCTCGGCCGCGCGGGCGGGCAAGGACCTCGTGTGGGCGCCGGCGCAGTTCCGCCTGGTGATGTCGGCGCTGCGGCACGTGCCGCGGCCGATCTTCCGCAAGCTCCCGATCTAG
- a CDS encoding VC0807 family protein, with product MTTTNSKRAGLTMLLRDVALPMALYYVLRSFGVDALWALLVGAVPPVLRTGYVLARHRRIDPVSAFVLTVLLINCAVAVFSGDARLLLVRSAWITLPLGVALLGSLLVGRRPLLFRVACTFRPERAGELEQLWGRSSAFRQRWRSATLWWGAGCVLLACAVVVMAFTLPVDVVPFLETALTVVAVVLGVKFTRQRMGVNRTVNA from the coding sequence ATGACGACCACGAACAGCAAACGCGCCGGGCTCACGATGCTCCTCCGCGACGTCGCGCTCCCGATGGCCCTGTACTACGTCCTGCGTTCCTTCGGCGTCGACGCGTTGTGGGCGCTGCTGGTCGGTGCGGTGCCACCAGTGCTGCGCACCGGGTACGTCCTGGCCCGGCACCGGCGGATCGACCCGGTCAGCGCGTTCGTGCTGACCGTGCTGCTGATCAACTGCGCGGTGGCGGTGTTCTCCGGTGACGCCCGGCTGCTGCTCGTCCGCAGCGCGTGGATCACGCTGCCGCTCGGCGTGGCGCTGCTGGGGAGCCTGCTCGTCGGGCGGCGCCCGCTGCTGTTCCGGGTCGCCTGCACCTTCCGGCCCGAGCGCGCCGGCGAGCTCGAACAGCTGTGGGGCCGCTCCTCCGCGTTCCGGCAGCGGTGGCGTTCGGCGACGCTGTGGTGGGGCGCCGGGTGCGTCCTGCTGGCCTGCGCCGTCGTCGTGATGGCGTTCACGCTGCCGGTGGACGTCGTGCCGTTCCTCGAGACCGCGCTGACCGTCGTGGCCGTGGTGCTCGGGGTGAAGTTCACGAGGCAGCGGATGGGCGTCAACCGGACGGTGAACGCGTAA